The Dromaius novaehollandiae isolate bDroNov1 chromosome 4, bDroNov1.hap1, whole genome shotgun sequence genome contains the following window.
TTCTCCACCTTACCACTAGACATGCAGCAAATACGCCACAAATGTGCTGTTTGACATGCTGCTTTTCTATCCACCATTTCATACTGTTACTAACACTATGTTTAATAGCTTATTTTGAAATTTGATTTTATGTGATGTTAAAAATGCTAGATTACTTTGGGAACAGGAGTTTTATCTCTTATCAGAGACGCTTGTGTGAAAAAAAGTATAAGAACTAACTGGATCTAAAGAATGTGAGGAGAAAGAAACTGCAGTGGCACTTCTGGGAAAAGCAATATAGTAAGTGTGCGACAAGATACACACAAAAATATGATTATGCAAGGAGTGTGGGGGggaaaagaaggagaggaagacagATGTTAAGGCTTTTCAGAAAGCATGTAGAGGATTCCATAGGAAAAATAGGAGCAGAAACCTCTTTTGGGAGCACAGAGTTGGTAATGacaaaggattaaaaaagaaaatccatagaAAAAGGTATGTTAAAGCTGATTCAACAGTAGATTTGTATTGTTGTTTGGAATTAGCTCGAACATCCAGTTAGAAATGTTCAACCTAAAGTTTTGTCAGGAGTCTAATACTGAATAATATTTCTAATACTAGAAGTATCCTAGACTTCTTACTATCCATAATAAGGGAGGCAGCACTCATTTGCCATTAATTGTGACATTTCTGCAAGCAAGTTATTAAGTTGCACAAGGCATCAAATTATGGTATGTCTGGAGAGTACCTGAAGTCACAATGAAATAATTTACAGAGCCTTGCGTAGTCTTAACCCAGTCACATGCAATATAGGTATAGCTTTCAGGGTGTAAACAGTGCTGCTGACTTTGCTAATATCCCACTCAAACATTTTGGTAGGCTAGGGTTAAAATTCTCCGTACCTTGTAGTAGTGAACGCTAAGAAAAAAGTGGAATATAATAATATGATTTTGTGTGTCCTAGAAGATCTGTCTACTCCTTTTACAGCTACTGAGTTCTTCTGAGTATGCTTTAGTAGCCATCATTTCTTCTCTGAACAGCTGAACTCTAGGAATGCTTATCTGCCTTGGTTCCAATAAAggtttggggggcagggggtggggggagcaagGGCATGACAGGTTGTGTTTTCATCATTTATGAAGGGGAAACAGCATACTGCATCAAAGGATGCCTAAATTTTCAGAAGTCCTGCTCAGATTTTTTGTTTCAGGGACAAGGAAGGATGGCAATTAAAACCTGGTCAAACTATTGGCAACCAGAGAGGAAATTTAAAACTTGCATTGTTTTCAGCTaataaagagaagagaaataaaggtattttgccattttaaacttcagtatctttaatttttaaagctttaaaactaAAGCATACATTGTGTAACTTCATTCAAGAAGACTAACaacttcaaaaattaattttagagGCAGAAAATCTAAAGCATATTCTCATACTGAAGaggaattttaaaaacacagcactTTCTATTCAAATGTATTCTTTGTGTGCACGCAAATACATTAAATCAATTAAATAAATACGGAACAGCTTCAAGTGCTATGGCTTCAGTTctaaacagaaatttttttttttaaataagaactagagagagagagagatccttACCACaccatttttaattgcttttcataGCAAGACCATGCTTGCTAAACTTCTATCTTTTAGATTAAGTTCTTTGTAACACTAATTGAGGTAGACACAAACAACATTCCATCACAAGTATGTGATCTAACTTGGTCTAATTATTTAAGCAAGAAGTAGTAAGGAAGGAATTGTCATACATTTAGACGGTGTCTGCTTATTAGACAACAATATTGTAACATAAAAATGACAAAGCCAAAGCTATGGAACTAGAAATGGgttttattttacaatattttaaagaaatatttttttttcctacttcaacATACTGTGATTGAACAAATGCATTCCCTGATGACATGTGGCCTGGAGCCAAACTGTTGGCTGAGAGAAAGATATAATCTGCCCCCACAAACAAACTAAAGGACAAAACTGATTTTGACAGCATTATGCTTTTAGTCAAGTTTCATTAAGCTTTTGGTCATCAAATGCTAATGCCCAATATACAATTAATGTTTCACATATTAACTCTTTTCATCCAAAGAGACTCCTGTAGGTTGATCACAAGCCAGATTCACTGCCTCAACATTAAATTCCTCTCCAAAATCTGTTCTAATAGAACACTGTACAATCTTTACTCACAGTCAAGGACAGGGATGACACTTTTAAGGCCTGATCAGCTAAGGTAGAAGCCGGCTCCAAATCCATATGTAcccggggggaaaaaaagataaaagagcTCAACTCACCCTTGTGCGACAAATGTTCACTTTTCCGCCCCTCAGATCTCTCATGCAGAATATTCACATGTTCAATATACTTGCTGCGGGATGAACTGACTGTTCTGTAGGCCTGAAAGGAAATGACGTATCTAAACTTACTGCTACATCCCTACAGCTACTAGTTACAtgaaggggagaaggaaaaaaacaaaacacacacactttgaaTAAGTGCCATTGCCTGTCTTGAAAGACATGAAATCAATACAAACAAGactaaaataaaattgttatactaaagtgtttttaaacatttcataTTTCTCCATTGTTAGTGAGTAAAATACAAGATAATGTGCAGCTTTCACAAAACACTGAAGTGTTTTGGGAATggaacagaatatttaaaaagataagtaaggacaagttatttttaaaaggtaaggtaataaaaaaagcaacagcagtaGAATTTATTATTCTTTTAGATATGCAATCACACAACTCTACCTTAAGAACATTTTGAACAAGTAGAAGCTACTTATCGTTTAAGAGGATTATTTTGTGGGAGAGGAAAACACGTATCTCTTTGGGATGTGCTAGTCACTATCTGAAATCATGGAGGGAAAGGAAACTACAAAATGGAGGCTTTAGGGATGTGAAGCACAAAGTCTGATATATTTAGATGTGAGGAAGAAAGTgattaaagaaaaattggaaaaaacaCAGATGCTTGCAGAATTTAAACATGCTTTCCTAATAACTAATAttcttatatttttctttgtgcCCCAGTCAAAGGGATTCACATTCTTCCCCTTCTGGGTTCAGATACAGCTTCACGTGTCTTACCTACTTTGATATGGTCTTAATGTTTGCAGCTgacaagaaaaggcaaagggTTGGAGGTAGAAGCCTTACTCCATCTTTAGATACACTCATTTCACAGTCTTAAGTatgttttccactgaaaattacAACAGCCCTATACATCAGTGTAACAGTAAAATAGATAAGCAACAGGCATTCAGTTTCACTAGTTCTTTTAACCTATTTTTGACTTCTTATAGTTTTGTAGTTTAGATTGTATATTATTATATGCTATGTCATCTACATTACATTGATGCAATTTATACCTTGACTGTATTCTTTAGCATAGAACACACTTTAAATCAAGTCAACTCAGAGAGCACAAACAGATCCACTTCCAAACACTTACATAATATAAACCACCAAAAGCAGCAACACCAGCAAGGAGATAGTAAATCATGTTCTCTCCAGAAGAGCCAGGAACACTTCCAGATGACATCTGCCGAAGAGGTGCTACAAAAATCATTGATATTAAGGAAAAGTTCTGCTAAAATACGATCACAAAACAGAATTACAAGATCTAagctatatttctttctttctatggGGAGAGATGATTTAAATATAAAGCTGAAGCAAAACTGGAAGGTACAGTTTATCATGGCGTTTTGCACAACTGAGTATGACAAGGCGTGGTGCCTAACTAAATGAGATAAAAGGCTGAGGTTGCCCAAAGAATTAAAGATTTTCTGTGAGCTACACTGCCTGCCTGTCAGCTTCCAAGTATTGGATTTAGTCTGCATAGACATGTCCTACCTAAGGACACATAAAAGTACCTGTCCTATGCAATCCTGCTGCAGTCAAGGTCATCAAAAGTAACAGATCCCTTTCAATTTAGCAGCAGAGCACTttaagagaaaaagcatttcccTTTCAATTCACATTCCTTCATTCCCAAATAGACTGCTGACCTTTACATACCTGCTAAAATCCATAACCTCAAGTACTGGCCaacagggcaggcaggcaggcaggcaggcaggattaTACAATTTTATCACCAATTGAATACTTATTTCACTATGATGGCAGTATTTGCTGCTTATTTTTGTTcagcatttctgtgattttgATGCTTGCAAAAGCCTTGGAATTCTACTGTACATCTCAAAAAATGAcctatgaataataaatatatgtaattcTGTTCATCACCAAAGCTTTCAGCTGAATTTCATAGCTTCATCCTAGATGAGCAGCACAGATAAGAAATATCTCATGGAAGGGGCTCTCATAAAACATAAAATGGCTCCGACCATTGCAATCAGTAGCTGCAAAAATAGTCTCAAACTATCACTATCATGTGCCAGGTTACATTCAGCATCATCTGTCTCATGACGTACTTTTCAGACTCTTCTTCGATGTTCAGGCATCCTAATGGATTTTCTAACATTTATACATACAATGCTGTAGTGTTTTCTCATCGATAATTTCCTATTAAAGGTTGTTCAGTATAGGTACGACAGTGCTCAGTGAGCTCAAAACCACCCAGCACGGCCGGAAGGTTTTCGCTACTGGTTACACAATTCGTGATGCGGCAAAAAGCCATGGTCGCAACACACCCCGCTGATCCACGCCGTCTTCCCCAGAAAGACGCAGCGCGATGAGACTACAGAGAAAACCGCTGTATTGATTTTccacctttatttttttccccggGAGTAGAAGAGATGAAGACGATGAGCTCCCTAGTTTCGGGGCGGGGGGATTTACATCCGTAATTATTACGAGAATCTATTTTCACCgaaagggaggggaagggcacGACCTGGCCTGAGCCGCTTCTCCGAAGAGCGAGGCGCAGCGCTGGCAGAGAACAGCCCCTTCCCGCGGAGGTGCCGGTTCACCGCAGGAATGGGGCTAAGGCTGAAAGGCAGCCGGCCAGCCGCCGCCTAACGCCGACGGAGCTGACCGGCGACACGTACCCAGCCgagccgccgcgcgccccgcagcccccaacGGCCGCTGCCAACGGCCcccgcgccaacggccgcggcgcgcgccagCCGCacctgccgccccgccgcgcgcccgggggcggggctgccgctgcccccgccgccgccgaccttcgcgcgccccgcggctcccgccgctGGCCTCCACCTACCCCGCTGCTTCAGGCGGCTCGCGGCGGAGGGAGCCCTGCTCAGGCGAGCGGCCAGCGCCTGCGAGGCGGCGCGGCAGAGGTACATAGCGGCAGCGGCGGGACGCTCCGGAGCGGCGCAGCACGGTGCCCACGGGCTGCCGGCAGTGCAGGGCTGCAGACGCCGCGCAAGACACCGATGCCcccgccggggggccgggccgagccggcgaggggcggggccgcccctcgccccgcccccgggcaGGTGCCCCCTCTGCCTTACCCGGGgcaagccccccccccgccgctgctggAACATGTTAACATTAAAGGAAAATTGTTCTTCCAGTCAGCACTGCTGAAACCACCCAAAAATTAAATGCAGTGTGGGGCAGCGAATACGCATATAGAATGGAATAGCAGGaatcattaaaaattaacaaaacctCACATACTAGGAAAGATTCGAGGAATTGCAGTTATCAGGGGAGGATAACAAGGAACATAATTACTGTCTTactaaaataaaaagaggaagctGGTCAAAGCCGTAAGACCACGCTAGCTGTCAAAGTCACAGTGAGCAGCATGCCCGGCTCAGAGCTGGCagctgctgttctcctctccCATGTAATTAGACAGCTGTCCTTTCCTCTCTGCACAGCTTTGAAGCTCCCTCGCTGATGGTTTGACGCCACCTTCTGCTGAGCTCGCCACCAAcccctttttctgttctttgcccTTGAACGACCTTGATCCACCCAACTGCGGTGAAGCTGAAAGCAGCAATGTCCAGGAGGAGGTAGCAGAAACACTGACGTTAAATGACTGACGTTGGCTGCGCAGTCTCACAGATGAAGTCACCAAGGTATTCCAGCACAGGGAGCCGTTCCCAAAATGCGGACGTGCGAAGGCCAGCACCTCCTCCGGCTAAGCTTGCTCCTGCCTCTCCATTCCCCACGGCGCACACACACTATCCCTGTGCAGGGCCCCGCATCAGGCCTTCACCCTAACATTTGAAACTACAGAACGTGTTTTGAGTTTGCATGCAgtagcaaaagcaaagcaaacctaAGGGCAAGGAAAAAATAACGTAAAGAAAACCTTGGAATTGGAATTGCGTGTGAGGGGTACCTATCTCTGTCAAAGAAGCTTTAACTCTACTCGAGGAAAAATTAATCCAGAGCACAAAGAACTGAAGGCTAATAGTACTCCAGGAACTAGATCAAGCTTGCAAGCAGATGTGTAACTTCAATTATGGCAGCTCCTCAAGTCACTAGCTCAAGCTTTGAAAAATCTAGCCAAGACTGGGTTGAAAGCTTCCTTTTTGATGTGTGAAGTAGCAAATGCACATCTTGACAATTATACAGATTACGATTTTGTTAGTTTTCCAGTAAAACCCATTCTTACATTTGCTTATGGTTTATGTTGTAAATTCAGCAACTAAACATTATGGATGGGAGAAGGCACACTTAAGGACTTCGGGAATATTTGCTGAACATCTTCTGAACTTGCGTCTAGTTTAACTGCGTTCTGTAATATACCCTCCAGAATAACAAGAtagttttgaaagaaattttggaaaactaaCTACAAAACAATTAAATGCCATACGAAAACACCTTCTGAAGACTTGAAGACTGAAATAAACATGGTAAGCAAATAGTCTCACAAGTTCCTTCCAGAGTTTTTACCATTTATTTCATAGTTGTATGAAATGTATGAACAGATAAATATTCAGATACTTTGTACTTGTGTTATGCTCATTAATTTGCAAAACACAATGAATGATCCTGTTACTTCTTACAGCGTATGTTCAAcctaaggaagagaaaaaaaattgtcagcaacaaggaaaataaaatatacaacGAAGTTGGTTAGAAAGTTCTCATAACATATTATAGcagttatttatatatttatattatgaaATATGTATTCCATACTTATGTGTTATATTTACATTACTTAtttttatgtttgcatttttaacagGAATATTTATGGTGGAAATAAGCTAATACAGAAAAATCCATAGGGCTGTGGTTAGGTGTATCTTTACAGTGGCATATTAATTGCTCTGAGGCCATAATCCCCATCAGAATTTTTAGCTAGCAGAAAAACAATTGTTTCTTATGATGAGAAGGACAATAACCACATCTGATTTCCATTATAATATAAGTCTACAGGCATTGACTTTATGTCACTCTTATGTGTAATATAAGAGTGAAACTGAGGAAAATGCCTCCCATGTAGACCTgttaacaaaaaaatatatatataaaaaggaaaaggaaagagaaggggagagagagaaagacagacaatTTTTAGGGACCTTGATCTCCTTGCCATTAAAGCACTTACAAGGCATTCTCTTTAGGACCTAAATTTATTTACACACTATAGAACACATGCTACACGTTCAGTAAGTCTTAGTGTCAAAGAGAAAAAGCTGGCAGTGAATATGCACACAAATGGATACATAATGGATATAATATATAATGTATGTAAATTAGTCACCTTATAAAGAAGCACAGTTATGCTTCTTTAGGACTGGGAATGAGTTAGCAGAATAGCAAAAGCTGAGATGTAAAATATTAAAGTAAATaacaagggaagaaggaaagtCAGTTCTCAAAATCTTGATTGATAACAAAAGTTAAAGATCTGCAGAATTTGTGTTCATCAGTAGCATCTATATTTGCATACTTACTATGAGCATCCTGTACATTTATGCTGTCTCTCCTTTTGTCTTCTTTCATATTCCATTACGTCTTCATTATGGTGCTTGAAAAGCTATTAAATAGCAATATAAGTTGAAGAGCTATAGAGTATACAGCTGGAACCAGAGTACAAAACAAGTTCTACAGAATATAAAATTCCTAGTGTCAGAATGTAAGCCATCATGTAATTATTGGGAATcaggcaataaaaaataaattataactgTCCAGTGAGGCATTTTTCTACACCTTGCTTAGAAAGACTTCATGCAGGCTAGCGACGgacagtaaggagaaaaaaaaaagagttccccaagaatggggagaaaaaaacccatagGGAATCCACTCCACACTGAAAACTGATTTGGTCCTATGACTGCTGCTTATCCGATATAACATTTCCTCATGAGAGCTACTACATCATCCTGCTTGCTTTATCAAGCTTATGAGTTCTCTGAAACAGGGAACATCTTCAATCTGCATTTTGCTCAAGAAAAGGGGATATTAATCAATTGAATACaaccaaaaatgagaaaaaaatggcaaataaacATAAGTTTACTAAGGCATACCACCCCTAGCATATGCCTAGGTCTTCCTGGGTATGCTTAAAAAAGAAGACCAGCTGGGGAAACAATGTTCCTTAAGCCAAGGGACTTAAGGAATTAATTCCTAGGTGGTGTCTCTTTTGAAGCTTGCAACAGACAGGAACTTAGTAAGTTGTtcaattttataaagaaaatcaaaacatagACTTTGGGAAATGTAACTAGTCACCATACCTGCTTCAATCTTGACACCTGTTATAGACCACATGCAAGCAGATTGTAGTCTTGCCTTCAATTCACCAGCATCTGGGAATAGCTAAATTTAGCAAAACAAAGTACAGACACTTACTAGAACCCACAGGGCAGCAGTGGTGCCAAAAGCCAAGCCAACTCCAAACCAGTTTGGATGGTCATAATTAGGTTTTCTTGCAACAAATGCAGAACGAGTCAAaactaaaaagacagaaaataccaAAGGTGAATATTCTTCAGGTTTTGAATGCCAAGTCAATCACTGACACTCAtacaattagggggaaaaaattaaacaaatccCATTATCTTTATTACTTTTTATCGTATAAATGACCTCTGCCCCTTTCTAGACACAGCACAGCATCCGCTCCCAGAGCGCAGGGGAACGAGAGATAGGACGGGGAAAGCAGAAGCGTAGCACAGGTCAGAGAAACGCCCTCTCCCTTCCCCCGGACCACACGACCGGCCCCATCCTACTGCGTCGGGCTCCCATTCCCGTTTGCTGCCCCGCGCTGACAGCTCCCGGCCCCCCTCCGCACAGCCGGggcgcctccccgccccccgaGAAGGAGCCCTTCATTTCAAACATATGAGAAGATTTATTGGCTTCGATTAAATgcaattaaattaattaaaggCCGCAGCCCGCACGAACAACAACGCTCCCGCAGCGTCGGCGGAGAACAGACCTAAAACACGGCCAAAACGGACTCTCCAGCCCCACACCGCCCGCCCGCCCAACCCCCTGGAAAGCCACGACAGGCCGaaccccgctccgctcccgccgccACTCACCGAGCCCCGGCGTCCCGGCCGCCAGCCGCAGCCCTTTGACCAGCCGCAGCGGCGCTGCCATCTtgcccgctccgccccgcccagcaccgggggggcagcacgggggggggggggggcagcgtcGCCTAGCGGCGAGAGGGCGCTGCCGACGGTCAGCCGCCAACGGCCAGCGGGCAACGGCCAACGGCCGCGCGGGCGCACCGCCTCGCacgggcagccggggccgcctCCGTCCCCCCGCCGCATCTTTCCTATCCCGTCGCTCCTCCGAGCCAAACGGCCCGTGTGGGTGTCTGTCAGCTCCTACCTCACGGGCAACCTGCGCTGCAGCTCCCCTCGGCACCGTGAGCGCATGGAcgcctcctttgctgctgtggtTTTCCAACGAAGGTGCCTCAGCGGACAAGCCCCAGCACTCAAATCCACggcccaggaccagcacttgggaCCTTTTTTGGTGCTTATGATGCCATATGTGGTGAAAGGCCTGGCACTGGTAGGTGGGACATCCACCTCACAGGAGAACGCAGGCAGGTTGTGTGGCTCTTACTAAAGACAGATCATCGCACCCATAATTGCATTTGCTTATAATAGAACATGCTGACACTGCACGCCATTTAATTGCTTGTACAGCTACATGTGTAGCATGTGTTATGATCTGCACAGCTCCAGGAAGGAAAAAGGTGAGAACAAAGTGCGTGGCTCCCAGAGAGCAAGAGTTGACTAGTCCGCAAGTCATCCGGTTGCTACAGGGCTGGAAGGGTGGGCCGCTCGTCCTGTTCGTGCATAAAACTGGTTCTGCGAGACTAGGGTGATGTTACAGGAAGAAGAGCAGTGTCACAACTGCGGGCGTGGGCACAACTGCTGAAAAACACGGCATTACACATATAATCTGCCCTCAGTAGTAATTACTCACCGCTTTCTTAAGCGTACGTATAAATTAAAAGCACCTAAGAGAGTATTATATTCCTTAGGACTATAAATTGCCGCACTGGGCAACTAAAGCTTGAAGCGAAGGCACCTGAGCGCAGGCGGAGGCGCGGTGCTCTCCAGCACAGCGTGCCCCTAGGCGGTCCCCCAGCCTTTCCCAACCTAATACACGAAGttgctgccgccgcccgccccagcgCCGCCCGGTATCCCTTGCacggggcgcgggcagggcggggcggcGGGGTCGCGGCGCATGCGCGCGGGGCGCTGTGACCCGGCTGGGGAAGCCCTCGGCGGTGGCCATTTTGGCGGCGCCTCTCTCCGGCCTGCTCAGTTACCACGTGAACCGCCGCCTGGGACTcggcgcggggcagggggagcccgGCGCGCGTACGGCGgccgggaggggccgggccggcggccggcgggagcgcggagggcaggcgggcgggaggggggggggtggggaggccgtggcggcggcggcggccagacTCCGGCGGGGAGGCTCCCGGCAGCGGCGACCGAGCGACGGCAGCGGGACGCAGCCCGCccaccccctccacccccccggAGCCTCTCGGCGGCGCCGGAgctagcggcggcggcgggccgggcgcggcgggacGATGCCGTCGGTGAGCCTGCCGCCCAAGGAGAACGCGCTCTTCAAGCGCATCCTGGTGAGTGGCGGGGCCGGAGGCCGCGGGCTCGGCcgctgcggggcgggcggcggccccggcgccgttcgggccccgggccgccgccgcggcccctgcggCAACCCGTGCAGCGGGCtcccgcccggcgctgccgccggcggccggggcaggCCGGGCGGAAGGGCGCCTGTCACCCGCCCCGCTCCTGCTCCGCGGCCGCCGGGCCTGGCCTCTGCGGCAGCGGGCAGGGCCCTTGGGGGAAGGTCTGCTGCCGCCTCTCCGCCTGCTTCCCGCTCTCAAAGACTCGAGCGGGTGCCCGCTGTCGGCTgcaccgcgggggcggcggggctgcggccgggccgaGAAGCGGATCCTGCGGCCTCCTCGTCGGCGGTGTGAGGGCTGTCCCGAGAACTCGCGGGCGCCAGGCTCAACTGGGCAGGCGAGCGGTTGCTTAAAAAATACCCCCGCGGCCgcttcattcattcatttgctCCCTACGGTAGCTTTTTTGCACCTTGGTCGCTTTTTGTTTTCTAAGTCGGGTTTTTGCCTTAGACAGTAATCAGATTTGTTTGTCAGTGGGGAAGATGGTTTTCAGAGGAGGTGGTGAAGAACGACAAAGGCTTTGGAGACTTTTTAAAGTTTAGCTTAGCATTTAACTCTCGTTAGAAGTCCCACAATTGTTTTTTTCTGGGCAGCGACCAGTGTGTGACTGAAACAAACTGTGCTAGAAATTAGACAATAAACCTAGGTTTTGGAGTTAAACTAAGATATTACACCATCAAAATACCACAAAAAAGTGCATAGCTCAACTTATACCTTAAGAAACATGTTTCAGCTTTGATCCAGTGTTGTGGGACATTTGCCTTTCTAAGGAGTTGGAGTGAATGGAAAATGATAACTTATGTTACTGACAGGTTTCTGTGACTTTATTTAGAAGATTCTATCATCTCTGTCAAGGACTATATTGGTCTTTCtcaaaaatgacttttttgtcTAAAAAGCTCATGTCTGTTTTTAAAGAGGCTTAGAGTACTGTGCATCCTTCCAGAGATCAGGAATAAGACAAGTACTGTGGTccttttgggaaaaaaacccagtgcAGTTACTGCTGTGTAAACTTCTGCTCTTTAAGTGGTGTGTGCATgatctgttgtttctttttttacaaaatattccATGAAAGTGAAATAAATCTGTGGAACTAGAAATCCCTATAAATAGGTACAGGCATGTCATGATGAGACATGCAACTTCAATTAGGGCTGAAGAACAGACAGAATGAACTGTACAGCTTGCTGCTACTTTGAAAGACTCAGTTTTGCCTGGGAGTTAGCCTTGTTCTAAGCATGTAATCTTTGGTGTATTATGAGCTGGGAAGGTAATAGTCTTGTTGCTCGTTTACTCATCTTCCTTTGCATTGAGAATGACTTGTGTAGTTACAAGATGAACTGAATCAAAGGAGCCCATTCGTGTTTAAAActaagttatttttttctgtgctcaATGCATGGTTGCCTAGTTATTTGTGTGGAGGGCAGGAACAAGAGAAGAGTAAGAGCTTTTGGGGAAAATGTTGGCATAAAACATACGTATATGTTGGGTAAAGCTTCACAACTTAGTCCAAGTGAGAAATGACAAAGGTCTGCCCTAGTCCGAGTAGATTTCTATAGACTAAAGCAATTTTTTGTCCTCTTTTTAACTGAAAATctataataaaatacaaagatttCAGGTACTGGGGTAAGCTAAAAAGTTATTCAAGTGTTTTGGTGTTTTCGTGCATTTTGCAGAGATGAGCCTGTGACATATAGTCTGATATTAAGACTGCCCTTTGATTAGGTGCCTTTGTAATGTGCAGCAAAATAGAAAAGGCTTGAAGTCAGTTTTCATCATGCT
Protein-coding sequences here:
- the NDUFC1 gene encoding NADH dehydrogenase [ubiquinone] 1 subunit C1, mitochondrial, coding for MAAPLRLVKGLRLAAGTPGLVLTRSAFVARKPNYDHPNWFGVGLAFGTTAALWVLLFKHHNEDVMEYERRQKERQHKCTGCS